The Lagenorhynchus albirostris chromosome 6, mLagAlb1.1, whole genome shotgun sequence genome includes a window with the following:
- the ING5 gene encoding inhibitor of growth protein 5, whose product MATAMYLEHYLDSIENLPCELQRNFQLMRELDQRTEDKKAEIDILAAEYISTVKTLSPGQRVEHLQRIQSAYSKCREYSDDKVQLAMQTYEMVDKHIRRLDADLARFEADLKDKMEGSDFESSGGRGLKKGRGQKEKRGSRGRGRRTSEEDTPKKKKHKGGSEFTDTILSVHPSDVLDMPVDPNEPTYCLCHQVSYGEMIGCDNPDCPIEWFHFACVDLTTKPKGKWFCPRCVQERRKKK is encoded by the exons ATGGCGACCGCCATGTACTTGGAGCACTACCTGGACA GTATTGAGAACCTACCCTGTGAGCTTCAGAGGAACTTCCAGCTGATGCGAGAGCTGGACCAGAGGACAGAAG ACAAGAAAGCCGAGATCGACATCCTGGCTGCAGAGTATATCTCCACGGTGAAGACTCTGTCTCCGGGTCAGCGCGTGGAGCACCTGCAGAGGATCCAGAGCGCCTACAGCAAGTGCAGGGAGTACAGCGACGACAAGGTGCAGCTGGCCATGCAGACCTACGAGATG GTGGATAAGCACATCCGGAGGCTTGATGCGGACCTGGCTCGCTTCGAGGCGGACCTGAAGGACAAGATGGAGGGCAGCGACTTCGAAAGCTCTGGAGGACGGGGGCTAAAAA AAGGTCGaggtcagaaagaaaagaggggctCCCGGGGTCGTGGCAGGAGGACCTCAGAAGAAGACACCCCAAAGAAGAAGAAGCATAAAGGAGG GTCGGAGTTCACCGATACCATCCTGTCGGTGCATCCCTCTGACGTGCTGGACATGCCCGTGGACCCAAACGAGCCCACCTACTGCCTGTGCCACCAGGTGTCCTACGGGGAGATGATCGGCTGTGACAACCCGGAT TGCCCCATCGAGTGGTTTCACTTCGCCTGTGTGGACCTGACCACGAAGCCTAAAGGAAAATG GTTCTGTCCGCGGTGTGttcaggaaaggaggaagaagaagtaa